Proteins from one Gimesia maris genomic window:
- a CDS encoding DUF7453 family protein: MLPFLNRFLKSNSFTRNTRSKRKLYQAGNSISQVQLLEERRLLAGMLTSDDVIVRSGDNAPNLDTGNNDGNFSNFSEEPIINESGLVLFQANVTGSLTSSNSGLFQGSSAGTILNITRQKQPVPAIQEGTLYDGISGSASLIPLPFNDSGQAVFVDRFNGANYWENTGIFLGSNGSEPLLLVQEGSDAPGATNGSTNGKFDDLENTYVTVNNSGRIAFRTDLYDTDNGNADNRVIFSTDANGNLIEIVREGQLIPGSATNGFTDFYSTSINNAGQVAFWGHTLNSSVPDGIYVSNGDGSPLRVVMQEGEAFGSFGEKLRSNGLISSSLINEAGDIAFRSHVDEGDNGTIVRSVFVVAGNGTLKELARNGDILPDNEIYYDSGLEDLVLNNRGDVVFTGKDVLNNKVLFRSDDGSGRSDLKTIVKEGQAVPDSDLQIYNIQKYTLNDAGQVAFTASIWDGNDSSTLRDALFFYDDVTGLKEIVRTGDAFEGATISQIYFAGNNEHIFLENNGDGINNKGEVTFSFKLDNDLQFIAIVDADLSEEISLRVVSTPTVTDGNGENVSLPQNQDWINEWDSFWVEIWVSTANSSSQGIAAVNFDFSYNTQYTSATAIEFGSSFTQNQSGIIDDETGLIETLSAETTETDLGVNDRLLFARIQFDSLPDDQVSLDLEAQSIGPFDLGFELISPQINVVADVPEITTVNPNIGASIWANPFDLNDDDKIDYRDLIQQISMYNTRPSESNSEYAWFADYDQNDRIDYRDLVALVKNYGKSKNNQSVINYPNNYPDAWNHRLLVTSTQQSQQSEDYLSQTAAEHMLETAKNHLTPHLDASEQSKLVQVQVQIKDLAGDTLGLASANTVIIDQSAAGYGWFVDKTPLDHSDYAFDSRLTLIALSGSEAEGKIDLYTVIYHELGHLLGYEHDETGMMEATLDPGVRKLTDWVDETDHFFASLKDETELLSF, from the coding sequence ATGCTTCCATTTCTGAACCGTTTTCTGAAATCGAATTCATTTACGCGAAACACACGCAGTAAACGTAAATTATACCAGGCAGGGAACAGCATCTCACAGGTGCAGTTGCTGGAAGAACGTCGTTTGCTGGCAGGCATGTTGACATCCGACGATGTAATTGTCCGCTCGGGTGATAACGCCCCCAATCTTGACACGGGAAACAACGATGGCAATTTCAGTAATTTCAGCGAGGAGCCGATTATCAACGAGTCCGGGCTGGTTTTATTTCAGGCAAATGTCACGGGCTCTCTCACATCAAGTAATTCGGGACTCTTCCAAGGCTCATCAGCGGGCACAATTTTAAATATTACACGGCAAAAACAACCGGTTCCGGCGATTCAAGAGGGGACGCTCTACGACGGGATCTCAGGATCCGCTTCCTTGATTCCGTTGCCTTTCAACGACAGCGGCCAGGCTGTGTTTGTTGATCGTTTCAATGGAGCCAATTATTGGGAAAACACGGGGATTTTTCTCGGCAGTAATGGCAGTGAACCGCTCTTACTGGTTCAGGAAGGCAGCGATGCTCCCGGTGCGACGAACGGAAGTACTAATGGCAAGTTTGATGATCTGGAAAATACTTATGTGACAGTGAACAATTCCGGACGAATTGCTTTCAGAACCGATTTGTATGATACCGATAATGGGAACGCAGATAATCGGGTCATTTTCAGCACGGACGCAAATGGAAACCTGATTGAGATCGTCCGGGAAGGTCAATTGATTCCCGGTTCCGCCACAAACGGCTTTACCGACTTCTATTCTACGTCGATCAACAATGCAGGACAGGTGGCGTTTTGGGGACATACTTTGAATTCTTCAGTCCCGGACGGAATCTACGTCAGTAATGGAGATGGATCACCATTGAGAGTTGTCATGCAAGAGGGAGAGGCTTTTGGTTCATTCGGTGAAAAATTGAGGTCGAACGGATTGATCAGTTCGTCTTTAATCAATGAGGCTGGGGACATTGCCTTCAGATCACACGTCGACGAGGGAGACAATGGAACGATCGTCAGAAGTGTATTTGTGGTTGCCGGGAATGGGACATTGAAAGAACTGGCACGTAATGGAGACATCCTGCCTGATAATGAAATTTATTATGACAGTGGATTAGAAGATCTAGTACTGAATAATCGCGGGGACGTTGTGTTTACCGGGAAAGATGTTTTGAATAATAAAGTCCTCTTCCGGAGTGATGACGGCAGTGGGAGGAGTGACCTGAAAACCATCGTGAAGGAAGGTCAGGCAGTACCAGACAGTGATCTGCAGATTTACAACATTCAAAAATATACCCTGAATGATGCGGGACAAGTGGCGTTTACCGCATCAATCTGGGACGGTAATGACTCCAGTACTCTGCGAGATGCATTGTTTTTTTATGATGATGTAACCGGTCTCAAGGAAATTGTTCGTACCGGAGATGCATTCGAGGGGGCCACGATTTCTCAAATCTACTTTGCAGGCAATAACGAGCACATCTTTCTGGAAAATAATGGAGATGGGATCAATAACAAGGGGGAAGTTACATTCTCCTTTAAACTCGACAACGACTTACAGTTCATCGCGATCGTTGATGCTGATCTTTCGGAAGAAATCAGTCTGCGTGTTGTGTCTACTCCCACTGTGACAGACGGAAATGGAGAAAACGTCTCGCTCCCGCAGAATCAGGACTGGATCAACGAATGGGATTCCTTCTGGGTCGAGATCTGGGTCAGCACGGCTAATTCGTCAAGTCAAGGAATTGCTGCCGTTAATTTTGATTTCAGCTACAATACTCAATATACTTCCGCGACTGCAATCGAATTCGGATCCAGTTTTACTCAAAATCAGTCGGGCATAATCGATGATGAAACCGGTCTGATTGAAACCCTTTCAGCTGAAACAACCGAGACTGATTTAGGGGTAAACGATCGTCTCTTATTCGCGAGAATTCAGTTTGACTCACTGCCCGATGATCAGGTCTCCCTGGATCTGGAAGCACAAAGTATCGGCCCGTTTGATCTAGGGTTTGAGCTGATTTCACCTCAAATCAATGTCGTTGCTGATGTTCCTGAAATCACAACTGTTAATCCGAATATCGGAGCCAGTATCTGGGCGAATCCTTTTGATTTGAACGATGACGACAAGATTGATTATCGCGATCTGATACAACAGATCAGCATGTATAATACTCGTCCCAGTGAATCGAATTCCGAGTACGCCTGGTTTGCCGATTATGATCAGAACGACAGGATTGACTACCGTGATTTGGTTGCACTGGTAAAGAATTACGGTAAATCAAAAAACAATCAGTCAGTTATAAATTATCCCAACAATTATCCGGATGCCTGGAATCACAGGTTGCTGGTAACGTCCACTCAGCAGTCGCAGCAGAGTGAAGACTATTTATCACAAACCGCGGCGGAGCATATGCTGGAAACAGCGAAGAATCACCTGACTCCTCACCTCGACGCCAGCGAACAATCAAAACTTGTCCAGGTTCAGGTACAGATTAAAGATTTAGCAGGGGATACCCTGGGGTTGGCATCTGCTAACACTGTTATTATCGATCAAAGTGCCGCAGGTTATGGCTGGTTTGTCGATAAGACTCCTCTGGATCATAGCGATTATGCATTTGATAGTCGCTTAACATTGATCGCTTTGTCGGGGAGTGAGGCCGAAGGTAAGATTGACCTCTACACAGTCATTTACCATGAACTGGGACATCTTCTTGGATACGAACATGATGAAACAGGAATGATGGAAGCGACACTAGATCCGGGAGTGAGAAAGCTGACTGACTGGGTTGATGAGACTGACCATTTTTTCGCTTCCCTGAAAGATGAAACAGAACTGCTTTCTTTTTGA